A window of the Bacteroides thetaiotaomicron VPI-5482 genome harbors these coding sequences:
- a CDS encoding DUF3127 domain-containing protein has protein sequence MEFTGKIIAILPPRGGVSKTSGNEWKSQEFVIENHDQYPRKMCFDVFGADKIEQFNIQMGEELTVSFDVDARQWNDRWFNSIRAWKVERVGAGAPMTPGAPVPPPAPSATPDFTMGDAKDDLPF, from the coding sequence TTTACAGGAAAAATCATCGCTATCCTCCCTCCGAGAGGTGGAGTCTCAAAGACTAGCGGCAACGAGTGGAAATCACAAGAGTTCGTAATCGAAAACCATGACCAATATCCGCGCAAAATGTGTTTCGACGTATTTGGCGCCGACAAAATCGAACAGTTCAACATTCAGATGGGCGAAGAACTGACCGTATCATTCGACGTTGACGCCCGTCAATGGAACGACCGTTGGTTCAACAGTATCCGTGCATGGAAAGTTGAACGTGTAGGCGCAGGTGCTCCTATGACTCCGGGTGCCCCCGTTCCTCCCCCGGCTCCGTCTGCTACTCCGGATTTCACTATGGGTGACGCAAAAGACGACCTGCCGTTCTAA
- a CDS encoding DUF3352 domain-containing protein, translated as MKLRTIVKIAITSSVVLLCSGFALYSFFRLSAAEDQKDFDLYTLVPSSVSAVFATEDVAEFVMEVDELTCSRDHQYLYVSKLFSYLKQYLYSLLEDAPHGLSRQMNQMLISFHEPDNDRNQVLYCRLGNGDRALIDRFVQKYVSSGYPPKTFDYKGEDIIIYPMADGDFLACYLTEDFLVLSCQKKLIEEVIDIRKTGKSLAADSAFKEVRAPKKSPTVATVYTRLAGMMGWTEFDMKLKDDFIYFSGVSHYVDTCFNFINVIRQQESVKGFPGETLPSTAFYFSKQGITDWASLLSYGGTQEYATAGRTSEVLNRDRELSRYLAENTGQDLVACLFQREDSLMGPAAVLSLSVMDVAEAERMLRSLVNTAPAEEGTGRNSRITFCYTPSKAYPVYRLPQTTLFTQLTSFVEPSLHVFATFYGGRLLLAPDEDSLSRYIRQLDNDEVLDGALAYRAGTDGLSDSYHFMLMADFGHVLEQSGHQVHYVPEFFLRNSEFFRNFILFAQFTCADGVVYPNIVLKYKSE; from the coding sequence ATGAAACTTCGTACGATAGTGAAAATAGCGATCACTTCTTCTGTTGTACTTTTGTGCTCAGGTTTTGCGTTGTACTCTTTTTTTAGGTTGTCGGCTGCCGAAGATCAGAAAGATTTTGATCTCTATACCTTGGTTCCGTCCTCTGTTTCAGCAGTGTTTGCGACGGAAGATGTAGCCGAATTTGTAATGGAAGTGGATGAGCTGACCTGTAGTCGGGATCACCAGTATCTTTATGTTTCCAAACTCTTTTCTTATCTGAAACAATATCTTTATTCTCTTCTCGAAGATGCTCCTCACGGTCTGAGCAGGCAAATGAATCAGATGCTGATCAGTTTCCATGAGCCGGACAATGATCGTAATCAGGTGCTTTACTGCCGGTTGGGGAATGGAGACCGTGCGCTGATCGACCGTTTTGTGCAGAAATATGTTTCGTCGGGCTATCCTCCGAAAACATTCGATTATAAGGGTGAAGATATCATTATCTATCCGATGGCGGACGGTGATTTTCTCGCCTGCTATCTGACGGAAGACTTTCTGGTGCTCAGTTGTCAGAAAAAGCTGATAGAGGAGGTGATAGATATCCGCAAAACCGGCAAGTCGCTGGCTGCCGACTCTGCTTTTAAAGAAGTGCGGGCGCCGAAGAAAAGTCCGACTGTTGCTACCGTCTACACTCGTCTGGCAGGAATGATGGGATGGACGGAGTTTGATATGAAGCTGAAGGATGATTTCATTTATTTCTCCGGAGTCAGCCATTATGTAGATACTTGTTTTAACTTTATAAATGTAATCCGCCAGCAGGAATCTGTCAAAGGATTTCCGGGCGAGACACTGCCTTCCACTGCTTTTTATTTCAGTAAACAGGGCATTACGGACTGGGCATCCCTGCTTTCCTATGGCGGTACGCAGGAATATGCGACGGCAGGCAGAACGAGTGAAGTGCTGAATCGGGATCGGGAATTGTCACGTTATCTGGCAGAGAATACGGGGCAGGATTTGGTGGCTTGTCTTTTCCAGCGGGAAGACTCTCTGATGGGGCCTGCGGCTGTTTTAAGTCTCTCGGTGATGGATGTGGCTGAGGCGGAAAGGATGTTGCGCTCTTTGGTAAATACGGCTCCGGCAGAGGAAGGAACAGGCCGGAATTCACGTATAACTTTTTGTTATACTCCCTCTAAAGCATACCCTGTGTACAGGTTGCCTCAAACAACGTTGTTTACGCAACTAACCAGTTTTGTAGAGCCGTCCTTGCATGTTTTCGCTACATTTTATGGCGGACGTTTACTGCTTGCCCCCGATGAAGATAGTTTGTCACGATATATCCGCCAGCTGGATAATGACGAAGTGCTTGACGGCGCTTTGGCTTATCGGGCGGGGACGGACGGATTGTCCGATTCGTATCATTTCATGTTGATGGCGGACTTTGGACACGTACTCGAACAGTCCGGACATCAGGTTCATTATGTGCCGGAATTCTTTCTCCGCAACTCCGAATTTTTCCGTAATTTCATTCTTTTTGCGCAGTTTACTTGTGCGGACGGGGTGGTTTATCCCAACATTGTTTTGAAGTATAAATCCGAATAG
- a CDS encoding MBL fold metallo-hydrolase — MKVRILGSGTSTGVPQIGCTCPVCTSADPKDNRLRASAIVETEDARILIDCGPDFRAQVLHLPFEKIDGVLITHEHYDHVGGLDDLRPFCRFGAVPIYAEEYVARALRLRMPYCFVDHRYPGVPDIPLQEIEVGHAFSIHHTEVVPLRVMHGRLPILGYRIGRLGYITDMLTMPEESYEQLEGIDVLIMNALRIAPHPTHQNLEEALKVAERIRAKETYFIHMSHDMGLHKKVEKELPENIHLTYDGMEIIF, encoded by the coding sequence ATGAAAGTAAGAATACTTGGAAGCGGAACATCGACGGGAGTTCCTCAGATTGGATGTACCTGTCCGGTCTGCACTTCTGCCGATCCGAAAGATAATCGTCTGCGTGCGTCTGCGATCGTTGAGACGGAAGATGCGCGGATACTTATAGACTGCGGGCCCGATTTTCGGGCGCAGGTGTTACACCTTCCTTTTGAGAAGATAGACGGTGTGCTCATTACGCACGAACATTATGACCACGTGGGCGGGCTGGATGATTTGCGTCCGTTTTGCCGCTTCGGGGCGGTTCCTATCTATGCCGAAGAATATGTGGCACGCGCATTGCGTTTGCGGATGCCTTATTGTTTTGTCGATCACCGTTATCCCGGTGTTCCTGATATTCCCTTGCAGGAAATTGAGGTCGGGCACGCCTTTTCCATCCACCATACGGAAGTGGTGCCTTTGCGGGTGATGCATGGTCGGCTGCCGATTCTGGGCTACCGTATCGGCAGGCTGGGGTATATCACGGATATGCTGACCATGCCCGAAGAATCGTATGAACAATTGGAAGGGATAGATGTTCTGATTATGAATGCGCTTCGTATCGCTCCTCATCCTACTCACCAGAATCTGGAGGAGGCATTGAAGGTGGCAGAACGTATTCGGGCAAAGGAGACATACTTCATCCACATGAGTCATGATATGGGGCTGCACAAGAAGGTAGAGAAGGAGCTTCCTGAAAATATTCACCTTACATATGACGGAATGGAAATCATTTTCTGA
- the murB gene encoding UDP-N-acetylmuramate dehydrogenase — protein MYSLLSHNTFGIDVYAERFQEYASVEELKTLIAQGALTTPFLHIGGGSNLLFVKDYEGLVLHSRIEGIEVTEEDERSVAVRVGAGVVWDDFVGYCVEHGWYGTENLSLIPGEVGASAVQNIGAYGVEVKDLITSVETVNIHGEERVYAVDECGYAYRDSIFKRPENKSVFVTYVCFRLSKEERYTLDYGTIRQELEKYPELTLPILRKVIIDIRESKLPDPKVMGNAGSFFMNPIVPREKLEALQQEFPRIPFYELNDGRVKIPAGWMIDQCGWKGKALGPAAVHDKQALVLVNRGGAKGSDVLALSDAVRASVRAKFGIDIHPEVNLVGK, from the coding sequence ATGTATTCTCTTTTATCACACAATACGTTCGGCATTGATGTCTATGCCGAACGGTTTCAGGAATATGCTTCGGTAGAAGAACTGAAGACATTGATAGCTCAAGGTGCCCTTACGACACCTTTTTTGCATATAGGCGGCGGAAGCAACCTGCTTTTTGTCAAAGACTATGAAGGGCTGGTCTTACATTCCCGCATCGAAGGGATCGAGGTGACGGAAGAGGACGAACGGAGTGTAGCCGTACGGGTAGGAGCAGGCGTGGTCTGGGATGACTTTGTAGGCTATTGCGTAGAGCATGGCTGGTATGGAACGGAAAATCTCTCCCTTATTCCCGGTGAAGTGGGAGCGAGTGCCGTGCAGAATATCGGTGCCTATGGCGTGGAAGTGAAAGACCTGATCACCTCTGTCGAAACAGTGAACATTCACGGTGAGGAGCGTGTTTATGCTGTAGATGAATGTGGCTATGCCTATCGCGACAGCATTTTCAAACGCCCGGAGAATAAATCCGTATTTGTGACCTATGTCTGCTTCCGGCTCAGTAAGGAAGAACGGTATACATTAGATTACGGCACCATCCGTCAGGAGCTCGAAAAATATCCCGAACTGACCTTGCCGATCCTCCGGAAAGTGATTATCGATATCCGTGAAAGCAAATTGCCCGACCCGAAAGTGATGGGAAATGCCGGCAGTTTCTTTATGAATCCCATCGTTCCGCGCGAAAAACTGGAAGCCTTGCAGCAGGAATTTCCCCGAATCCCCTTCTACGAACTGAATGACGGACGAGTGAAGATTCCGGCAGGATGGATGATTGATCAGTGCGGCTGGAAAGGAAAAGCATTAGGTCCGGCGGCAGTGCATGACAAACAGGCCTTGGTGCTCGTCAATCGGGGCGGAGCGAAAGGCAGCGACGTCCTTGCGCTTTCGGATGCAGTGCGGGCTTCTGTTCGTGCGAAATTCGGCATAGACATTCATCCGGAAGTAAATTTGGTTGGAAAATGA
- a CDS encoding DUF4348 domain-containing protein encodes MKKLIAGVLVLTILGSCGNKKTNIDPFASITQEVDSIRHKADSIHQEELPEEPKPTEADESFDDFIYNFASDDALQRQRVKFPLPYYKGDEKTNIEERNWKHDDLFTKQHYYTLLFDKEEDMDLVGDTSLTSVQVEWIFVKTRMVKKYYFERIKGAWILEAINLRPVERNENEDFVEFFSHFAADSLFQSRRVQEPLAFVTSDPDDDFSILETSLDLNQWFAFKPALPTDRLSNINYGQRNDDNSPTKILALKGIGNGFSNILYFRRKAGEWQLYKFEDTSI; translated from the coding sequence ATGAAAAAACTAATTGCGGGGGTTCTGGTGCTTACTATCCTTGGTTCCTGTGGAAACAAGAAAACGAACATCGACCCCTTTGCATCTATCACTCAAGAGGTGGATTCTATCCGGCACAAAGCCGATTCGATCCATCAGGAGGAATTGCCGGAAGAGCCCAAACCGACAGAAGCGGACGAATCTTTCGACGATTTTATCTATAATTTTGCTTCCGATGATGCCTTGCAGCGTCAGCGTGTCAAGTTTCCGTTGCCCTATTACAAGGGAGATGAGAAAACCAATATCGAAGAACGCAACTGGAAGCATGATGACTTATTTACCAAACAGCATTATTATACGCTCCTGTTTGATAAAGAAGAAGACATGGATTTGGTGGGGGACACCTCACTGACCTCCGTTCAGGTGGAATGGATATTCGTGAAAACCCGAATGGTGAAAAAGTATTATTTTGAGCGTATCAAAGGGGCATGGATACTGGAGGCTATCAATCTGCGCCCTGTTGAGCGGAATGAAAATGAAGACTTTGTGGAGTTTTTCAGTCATTTTGCTGCTGACAGCCTTTTTCAAAGCCGGCGTGTGCAGGAGCCTCTGGCTTTTGTCACCTCAGATCCGGACGATGACTTCTCTATTCTGGAGACCTCTCTTGATTTGAACCAGTGGTTTGCCTTCAAGCCGGCATTGCCTACAGACCGCCTTTCGAATATCAATTACGGACAGCGGAATGATGATAACTCGCCGACAAAGATTCTCGCCTTGAAGGGAATCGGAAACGGCTTCTCTAATATTCTATATTTTAGGCGGAAAGCAGGCGAATGGCAACTGTATAAGTTTGAAGATACCAGTATTTAG
- a CDS encoding NAD-dependent epimerase/dehydratase family protein produces MKHILIIGATGQIGSELTMELRRRYGNTNVVAGYIQGAEPKGELKESGPSAVVDVTNGEMIESVVKEYHIDTIYNLAALLSVVAESKPKLAWKIGIDGLWNVLEVAREQGCAVFTPSSIGSFGASTPHTQTPQDTIQRPRTMYGVTKVTTELLSDYYFNKYGVDTRAVRFPGIISNVTPPGGGTTDYAVDIYYSAVRGEKFVCPIKEGTLMDMMYMPDALNAAIMLMEADPTKLIHRNAFNIASMSFDPETIFHAIKKHVPAFEMIYDVDPLKQRIADSWPDSLDDTCAREEWGWKPAYDLESMTVDMLEKLREKLKK; encoded by the coding sequence ATGAAACACATTTTGATTATTGGAGCCACCGGACAAATAGGATCCGAGTTGACGATGGAGTTACGCAGGCGTTATGGAAACACAAACGTAGTAGCAGGTTACATCCAGGGTGCAGAGCCCAAAGGAGAGTTAAAAGAGTCGGGACCGTCGGCAGTTGTCGATGTAACGAATGGTGAAATGATTGAATCGGTGGTGAAGGAATACCACATTGATACCATATATAATTTGGCTGCACTGCTATCGGTGGTGGCTGAGTCCAAGCCGAAGCTAGCCTGGAAAATTGGTATTGACGGACTGTGGAATGTTTTGGAAGTGGCGCGTGAGCAGGGATGTGCGGTATTTACCCCCAGTTCTATCGGATCGTTCGGTGCAAGCACGCCTCATACACAGACACCACAGGATACTATCCAGCGTCCCCGTACTATGTATGGAGTCACCAAGGTAACGACAGAGTTGCTGAGTGACTACTATTTTAACAAATACGGTGTTGACACACGTGCTGTCCGTTTCCCGGGCATCATTTCGAACGTGACCCCTCCGGGAGGAGGAACCACCGATTATGCTGTCGATATTTATTATTCGGCAGTAAGAGGAGAAAAATTTGTGTGCCCTATTAAAGAAGGCACTTTAATGGATATGATGTATATGCCGGACGCGCTGAACGCAGCAATCATGCTGATGGAAGCAGATCCGACCAAGCTGATACACCGCAACGCTTTCAATATCGCCTCTATGAGTTTCGACCCTGAGACGATTTTCCATGCCATCAAGAAGCATGTGCCCGCGTTCGAGATGATCTATGATGTAGATCCTTTGAAGCAGCGCATAGCCGACAGCTGGCCCGATAGTCTGGATGACACTTGCGCCCGCGAGGAGTGGGGGTGGAAGCCGGCTTACGATCTGGAAAGCATGACGGTGGATATGCTTGAAAAGCTAAGAGAGAAACTGAAAAAATGA
- the kbl gene encoding glycine C-acetyltransferase, with the protein MYGKMKEHLSQTLAEIKEAGLYKEERLIESAQQAAITVKGKEVLNFCANNYLGLSNHPRLIKASQEMMERRGFGMSSVRFICGTQDIHKELEAAISDYFQTEDTILYAACFDANGGVFEPLFSEEDAIISDSLNHASIIDGVRLCKAKRYRYANADMKDLERCLQEAQAQRFRIVVTDGVFSMDGNVAPMDQICDLAEKYDALVMVDESHSAGVVGATGHGVSELYKTYGRVDIYTGTLGKAFGGALGGFTTGRKEIIDLLRQRSRPYLFSNSLAPGIIGASLEVFKMLKESNALHDKLVENVNYFRDQMTAAGFDIKPTQSAICAVMLHDAKLSQIYAARMQEEGIYVTGFYYPVVPKEQARIRVQISAGHEKAHLDKCIAAFIKVGKELGTLK; encoded by the coding sequence ATGTACGGTAAAATGAAAGAACACCTCAGCCAGACACTGGCTGAAATTAAGGAAGCCGGACTTTACAAAGAAGAACGACTGATCGAAAGTGCGCAGCAAGCTGCCATCACTGTAAAAGGAAAAGAAGTGCTGAATTTCTGCGCCAACAACTATCTGGGACTGTCCAATCACCCCCGTCTGATTAAAGCTTCTCAAGAAATGATGGAGCGCCGTGGATTTGGTATGTCATCTGTCCGCTTCATCTGCGGAACGCAAGATATACATAAGGAACTGGAAGCTGCTATCTCGGATTATTTCCAGACAGAAGACACCATTCTGTATGCAGCCTGTTTCGATGCCAACGGAGGTGTGTTCGAACCGCTTTTCAGCGAAGAAGACGCCATCATCTCGGACTCTCTGAACCATGCTTCTATCATCGACGGCGTACGTCTTTGCAAAGCGAAACGCTATCGCTATGCCAACGCGGATATGAAGGATCTGGAAAGATGCTTGCAAGAAGCTCAGGCACAACGTTTCCGTATCGTTGTTACCGACGGCGTATTCTCTATGGACGGAAATGTAGCACCTATGGATCAAATCTGTGACCTGGCCGAGAAATATGATGCACTCGTAATGGTGGATGAATCGCACTCTGCAGGTGTGGTTGGCGCTACGGGCCACGGCGTCAGCGAACTGTACAAGACTTACGGACGCGTAGACATCTATACGGGAACACTGGGCAAGGCTTTCGGAGGCGCATTGGGAGGATTTACCACCGGCCGCAAGGAGATCATCGACTTACTGCGTCAGCGCAGCCGTCCTTATCTGTTCTCCAACTCATTGGCTCCGGGTATCATCGGTGCAAGTCTCGAAGTATTCAAGATGCTGAAAGAAAGCAATGCGCTGCATGACAAGCTGGTAGAGAATGTAAACTATTTCCGTGACCAAATGACAGCTGCCGGATTTGACATCAAACCGACACAAAGTGCCATCTGCGCCGTTATGTTGCATGATGCCAAACTCTCTCAGATTTATGCCGCACGCATGCAGGAAGAAGGCATTTATGTGACGGGATTCTATTATCCGGTCGTTCCGAAAGAACAGGCACGTATCCGTGTACAAATCTCTGCCGGACACGAGAAAGCACACCTCGACAAATGTATCGCTGCTTTTATTAAGGTTGGCAAAGAACTAGGAACCTTGAAATAA
- a CDS encoding DUF2721 domain-containing protein, translated as MEELTLTTPALLFSAVSLILLAYTNRFLSYAQLVRQLRDRYMENPTDITVAQIENLRKRLNLTRTMQGLGIASLFFCVVSMFLIYIGLQLLSVYVFGLALILLIASLGVSFREIQISTRSLEIYLGAMEKGKIKK; from the coding sequence ATGGAAGAACTTACGCTCACTACTCCTGCTTTGCTTTTTTCGGCTGTTTCGCTGATTTTGCTGGCTTATACCAATCGTTTTTTATCGTATGCGCAGCTGGTGCGACAGTTGCGGGACCGCTATATGGAAAATCCTACGGATATCACGGTAGCACAAATCGAGAATTTGAGGAAACGGTTGAATCTGACACGCACGATGCAGGGACTGGGGATAGCAAGCCTCTTTTTCTGTGTAGTCAGTATGTTTCTTATTTACATCGGACTGCAGTTGTTATCGGTTTATGTATTCGGACTGGCATTGATACTGTTAATCGCTTCTTTGGGTGTATCCTTCCGCGAAATACAGATTTCTACCCGCTCGCTGGAGATTTATCTGGGAGCTATGGAAAAAGGAAAGATAAAGAAATAG
- a CDS encoding ferritin has translation MISEKLQKAINEQITAEMWSSNLYLAMSFYFEKEGFSGFAHWMKKQSQEEMGHAYAMADYIIKRGGTAIVDKIDVVPNGWGTPLEVFEHVYKHECHVSALVDKLVDVAAAEKDKATQDFLWGFVREQVEEEATAQGIVDKIKKAGDTGIFFVDSQLGQR, from the coding sequence ATGATTTCAGAAAAATTACAGAAAGCAATCAATGAGCAGATCACTGCTGAAATGTGGTCTTCTAACCTGTATCTGGCAATGTCTTTCTACTTTGAGAAAGAAGGTTTCAGTGGCTTTGCACATTGGATGAAGAAACAATCTCAGGAAGAAATGGGACATGCTTATGCAATGGCCGATTACATCATCAAACGTGGCGGAACTGCTATAGTTGACAAGATTGATGTGGTTCCCAATGGCTGGGGTACTCCGCTGGAAGTGTTTGAACACGTTTACAAACACGAATGCCATGTATCTGCATTGGTAGACAAGCTGGTAGATGTGGCTGCTGCTGAAAAAGATAAAGCTACTCAGGATTTCTTGTGGGGATTTGTCCGCGAACAGGTAGAAGAAGAAGCTACTGCACAGGGAATTGTGGATAAAATCAAGAAAGCTGGTGATACCGGTATTTTCTTTGTTGATTCACAACTGGGACAACGCTGA
- the lysA gene encoding diaminopimelate decarboxylase: MKGIFPIDKFRTLQTPFYYYDTKVLRDTLSAINQEVAKYPSYSVHYAVKANANPKVLTIIRESGMGADCVSGGEIRAAVRAGFPANKIVFAGVGKADWEINLGLEYGIFCFNVESIPELEVINELAAAQNKIANVAFRINPDVGAHTHANITTGLAENKFGISMQDMDRVIDVALEMKNVKFIGLHFHIGSQILDMGDFIALCNRVNELQDKLEARRILVEHINVGGGLGIDYGHPNRQSVPDFKSYFATYAGQLKLRPYQTLHFELGRAVVGQCGSLISKVLYVKQGTKKKFAILDAGMTDLIRPALYQAYHKMENITSEEPVEAYDVVGPICESSDVFGKAIDLNKVKRGDLIALRSAGAYGEIMASGYNCRELPKGYTSDELV, from the coding sequence ATGAAAGGAATATTTCCAATCGATAAATTCCGTACTTTGCAGACACCTTTCTATTATTATGATACGAAAGTGCTGCGTGATACATTGTCGGCTATTAACCAAGAGGTTGCCAAATATCCTAGCTATTCCGTACATTATGCCGTGAAGGCGAATGCCAATCCGAAAGTACTTACCATTATCCGTGAAAGCGGAATGGGAGCAGACTGCGTGAGTGGCGGAGAAATCCGTGCCGCTGTCCGTGCCGGATTCCCTGCCAATAAAATCGTTTTTGCCGGAGTCGGGAAAGCGGATTGGGAGATCAACCTCGGACTGGAATATGGCATCTTCTGTTTCAATGTAGAGTCTATCCCCGAACTGGAAGTCATCAACGAACTGGCTGCCGCTCAAAATAAGATCGCTAATGTCGCTTTCCGTATCAATCCGGATGTCGGGGCGCATACGCACGCCAATATCACCACCGGTCTGGCTGAAAACAAATTCGGTATCAGTATGCAGGACATGGACAGGGTGATCGATGTGGCTTTGGAAATGAAGAATGTAAAATTCATCGGTCTGCACTTCCATATCGGTTCGCAGATATTGGATATGGGCGATTTCATCGCTCTTTGTAACCGGGTGAATGAATTGCAGGACAAGCTCGAAGCCCGCCGTATTCTGGTAGAGCATATCAATGTCGGTGGTGGTCTGGGCATTGACTACGGTCATCCTAACCGCCAGTCCGTTCCGGACTTCAAAAGCTATTTTGCTACCTATGCCGGACAGCTGAAACTGCGTCCTTATCAGACATTGCACTTTGAATTGGGACGTGCGGTGGTAGGACAGTGCGGCTCTCTGATATCGAAAGTGCTGTATGTAAAGCAGGGAACGAAGAAGAAATTTGCCATCCTCGATGCAGGTATGACAGACTTGATTCGTCCGGCTTTGTATCAGGCTTACCACAAGATGGAAAACATCACTTCAGAAGAACCTGTAGAGGCTTATGACGTAGTAGGTCCGATCTGTGAATCATCAGACGTTTTCGGTAAAGCGATTGACCTGAACAAAGTGAAGCGGGGAGACCTGATTGCACTTCGTTCCGCAGGTGCCTATGGTGAGATTATGGCATCCGGATACAACTGTCGTGAACTGCCGAAAGGATACACTTCGGACGAGCTGGTGTAA
- a CDS encoding aspartate kinase has translation MKVLKFGGTSVGSAQRMKEVAKLITDGEQKIVVLSAMSGTTNTLVEISDYLYKKNPEGANEIINKLESKYKQHVDELFATQEYKQKGLEVIKSHFDYIRSYTKDLFTLFEEKVVLAQGELISTAMVNFYLQECGVKSVLLPALEFMRTDKNAEPDPVYIKEKLQTQLELYPDMEIYITQGFICRNAYGEIDNLQRGGSDYTASLIGAAVKASEIQIWTDIDGMHNNDPRIVDKTAPVRQLHFEEAAELAYFGAKILHPTCIQPAKYANIPVRLLNTMDPDAPGTLISNDTEKGKIKAVAAKNNITAIKIKSSRMLLAHGFLRKVFEIFESYQTSIDMICTSEVGVSVTIDNTKHLNEILDDLKKYGTVTVDKDMCIICVVGDLEWENVGFEAKALDAMRDIPVRMISFGGSNYNISFLIRDCDKKTALQSLSDMLFNNK, from the coding sequence ATGAAAGTTTTAAAGTTTGGAGGAACTTCCGTGGGTTCTGCTCAGCGGATGAAGGAAGTAGCCAAATTGATTACCGATGGTGAACAGAAGATTGTTGTCCTTTCTGCAATGTCAGGAACAACAAATACATTGGTGGAAATTTCGGACTATCTGTATAAGAAGAATCCGGAGGGTGCCAACGAGATTATCAATAAGCTGGAATCAAAATATAAACAGCACGTTGATGAGCTTTTTGCAACTCAGGAATATAAACAGAAAGGTCTGGAAGTCATCAAGTCTCACTTCGACTACATCCGCTCCTATACTAAAGACCTTTTCACTTTGTTCGAAGAGAAAGTGGTTTTGGCACAGGGAGAGCTTATTTCTACGGCTATGGTCAACTTCTACCTGCAGGAATGCGGTGTGAAGTCCGTATTGCTTCCGGCTTTGGAATTCATGCGTACTGACAAGAACGCGGAACCGGACCCTGTATATATTAAGGAGAAACTGCAGACACAACTGGAACTGTATCCGGATATGGAGATTTACATCACACAAGGTTTCATCTGCCGCAATGCTTACGGTGAGATAGACAACCTGCAGCGTGGTGGCAGCGATTACACCGCATCCTTGATCGGTGCTGCCGTAAAGGCTTCCGAAATCCAGATATGGACGGACATCGACGGTATGCACAATAACGACCCGCGCATTGTGGACAAGACAGCTCCGGTTCGTCAGCTGCATTTCGAAGAAGCAGCCGAGCTGGCTTACTTCGGTGCAAAAATCCTGCACCCGACTTGCATCCAGCCTGCTAAATATGCCAATATACCTGTACGTCTGCTGAATACAATGGACCCGGATGCTCCCGGAACACTAATTTCTAATGACACGGAGAAAGGTAAGATTAAAGCCGTAGCTGCCAAAAACAATATTACAGCTATCAAGATCAAATCAAGCCGTATGTTGCTTGCTCATGGTTTCCTGCGTAAAGTATTCGAGATCTTTGAAAGCTATCAGACTTCTATTGACATGATCTGTACCTCAGAGGTCGGTGTATCTGTTACAATAGACAACACCAAGCATCTGAACGAGATTCTGGACGACCTGAAAAAATACGGTACTGTCACTGTTGACAAGGATATGTGTATTATCTGTGTAGTAGGTGACCTGGAATGGGAGAATGTCGGTTTCGAAGCTAAAGCGCTTGATGCGATGCGGGACATACCTGTGCGAATGATTTCCTTCGGAGGAAGTAACTACAATATTTCCTTCCTTATCCGGGATTGCGATAAGAAGACGGCGTTGCAGTCGCTGAGCGATATGCTTTTCAACAACAAATAA